The proteins below are encoded in one region of Purpureocillium takamizusanense chromosome 11, complete sequence:
- a CDS encoding uncharacterized protein (EggNog:ENOG503PF8K) codes for MASPSVHAMPEHWTELSAAKRQRQLCATDVEAIKTSCSSDCGKKHIAECSECYGKVLNRMRQRYTESTDREWFTQRRAFLQELEGMFQDARGHTKSLKLIEARIESEKEAWYRWVLRKYPEFIAASDRGGANQDELRAMLDDPDRSRNELVTMILEGIGKPQGWPSSVEAFADKAYAAKNDASELKKLYFAQFFITQPSGAVLDNAQRYMEEFQGSDTITLEAMMDRIVSDIRESRNSQPQRENHERRLDELRRAKTAFERNKMQAKSQLSSNNASAASEKLYNLPPCLVCKGKVDSSKVLSCSVCQAVAQMGGTKKMAVYCSEECFHKGHGNHVEAEHDCEAGAGCVQMRDEDVEMDDGGSSRAVSCKECLEERRMTLYCSGHCAAENVAEHRQRVHGVKTAAGEGETVALVTPTQEAVEAALQRENPGLKMTPV; via the exons ATGGCTTCGCCCTCTGTGCATGCTATGCCGGAGCACTGGACCGAGCTCAGCGCAGCAAAGAGGCAACGGCAGCTGTGCGCCACTGACGTCGAAGCCATCAAGACCTCATGCAGCAGCGACTGCGGGAAGAAGCACATCGCAGAGTGCTCGGAATGCTACGGCAAAGTGCTGAATAGGATGCGCCAGCGGTACACGGAAAGCACGGACCGCGAATGGTTCACGCAGCGAAGAGCGTTTCTgcaggagctggagggcATGTTTCAGGACGCTCGGGGCCACACCAAGAGCCTGAAGCTCATCGAGGCGCGAATAGAGTCCGAGAAGGAGGCTTGGTACCGATGGGTTCTGCGGAAGTATCCCGAGTTCATTGCGGCCTCGGACCGCGGGGGCGCGAACCAGGACGAGCTTCGAGCCATGCTGGACGACCCGGACCGTTCGCGCAACGAGCTCGTAACCATGATCCTGGAAGGGATTGGCAAACCACAAggctggccctcgagcgtaGAGGCCTTTGCTGACAAGGCTTACGCCGCCAAAAACGACGCATCTGAGTTGAAGAAGTTGTACTTCGCACAGTTCTTCATCACCCAGCCGTCCGGCGCGGTGCTGGACAACGCGCAAAGATATATGGAAGAATTCCAGGGCAGCGATACCATCACCTTGGAGGCGATGATGGACAGGATCGTTTCCGACATTAGGGAGAGCAGAAActcgcagccgcagcgagAAAACCacgagcggcggctcgacgagTTACGGCGGGCCAAAACGGCGTTTGAGCGGAACAAGATGCAGGCTAAGAGCCAGCTCTCGAGCAACAACGCATCGGCTGCGAGCGAGAAGCTGTACAACTTGCCCCCATGTCTCGTCTGCAAGGGCAAAGTGGATTCTAGCAAGGTGCTCTCGTGCTCAGTGTGCCAGGCAGTTGCGCAGATGGGCGGCACCAAGAAGATGGCCGTGTACTGCTCTGAGGAGTGCTTCCACAAGGGTCAT GGAAACCACGTCGAAGCGGAGCATGActgcgaggcgggcgcgggatGCGTGCAGATGCGTGATGAAGACGTGGAgatggacgacggcggcagctcccgAGCCGTGTCGTGCAAGGAGTGCCTGGAGGAGCGGCGCATGACGCTGTACTGCTCGGGCCACTGCGCGGCGGAGAACGTGGCAGAGCACCGGCAGCGCGTCCACGGCGTCAAGACAGCGGCCGGGGAGGGCGAGACGGTGGCGctggtgacgccgacgcaggAGGCGGTAGAGGCTGCGCTGCAGAGAGAAAACCCGGGACTCAAGATGACACCAGTCTAG